The following nucleotide sequence is from Acyrthosiphon pisum isolate AL4f chromosome A2, pea_aphid_22Mar2018_4r6ur, whole genome shotgun sequence.
cgTGTCATTCCCTATTTCAAAAAGTTAgaccattttattatattacaatatactagctgcccgaccttcctatggaagaaattattattttataatttaatttaaaaacatatgactattttttggctgtacaaataatataatataattacatattgtagttattattattgctaatttctgaaaattatatactctacattttgaattcaaccactgtagtggtaaattttattctttttattatagaatagagataaggtagaaaaaaatttaataataaattatttgttcagtgaataatatatatttcaaatagaaaattaaagcaagtgcaaacaaataaataaataattaattataataacaataataaataaacaataataaataaacaaacaaactggttttcttcgtctccaaaatcaagttagattcttatatattattatatagattaaaaaattttattgacagtgattaaattttaaaaataatacatttaatcaattatttgcaAATCACACtgatttttatagtataatcatcaatcagtatacatattaattaaagaaaattaaatgtattaacatttattaattttaatactgaaaataaaatcataacatgatgaagtaaaaatatatacttttactaaattactttaaatgtactcacaaatttttttttttacaggtatCCTatgtgtttgtattttttagatctTTTACAGCATGAACCATTTAGAAAAGAAATAGCTACCGCTATTTGTTCGAAATTTATTGATGATCAGTTGTTATTGATTTGGCAACATTACACTAGACGGAGAACCAAATTAATTCATACTGCATATGAGCACAATATGAATATGATGAATAAATCTGGTGCATCGAACATTGGACAAGCACAAACTAATGGCACAAATGGAATCATGCCAGCTTCTATGCCCATTCCCAAAGTCATGCCTCCTTAATTTATCATCATTtattgtttaagattattttataacttatcattgtatgtatttttccACACATGAAATGTGCATTAggtttttatgttaataatactgtgcaaatgtaattataagttgcttaactaaaaataactttaagtattatataatattatatatataaataatgtattaaattaaattctgatTGAACTATATTAAAGGTAtttctttagaaaaaatattgttattatgatttgttattttatatttgtaaattgtacatgcatagtataatacattaatagtcagtaaaatgttatatttgttaGTAATATACTCAATAgcaatttttcaaatatgatataattgataaatatcaaATCAGTGTGTAAaaactaatatagtataatacgagtgtataaaataacataatactgtTAAATGTTTCTTTTCTCAGAcactatttgttataaaattcaaatcaacTCCATCAGGTCTATAAATTGCTGCTGTTGTAACAAAATAAGTTTTGCcacaacatttcaaaaaaaaaattgctaagtttaaaaaactataagATATTTACAAAACAACACATGATGAAACAGTGCATATTACTGtggattaaaaatactatttataataatattaattctatagtATGTTTTGGCATTAACTTGTTCCAATCTTGATATGccatctttaaaatataatttacattatattttaaataaattaaaacaaatcagTGGCACAACCAGGATTTATTGATTTGAGCGGAGTGTCcaacatttgtttattttattaactactgTTTATTTGTTCTTTTCATAagtatattcatacattttatcgcataataaacataattattcacaataatttaatatatgtataaaatatcaattaattttaataacaatgtcagggaatctttaaaaaataaatagtttgacATTATCCGAGGTGGATCCCTGGATGCACCACTGAAGCAAGCTTAGTAAGTTAACCATTTACCCTAAGATTATTCCATACTTGATTAAGCTCAACTGAAAACTGGTTTTCAATGTAAGTTAACTTCCCTGAAACAAAGCATGACATGAATACTAATggataaataaaagaaaattaatgtaatatattattataaaaactacacCAATAAATAAGCTTTATTTCACATCAAGCAAAATACTTAATCAACTAAATGTGGAACCGAaggaaaaataatcaaacatagTTTATAGACTTAGGCTAGGGTGATACCTACGTCTCAGATTTGCTAGGACACAAGTGATTTTCAACCTAGTGTCCCGAGGAAGTGTCAATGTAAAGTCTCGAATTACAAACTTTAGTTGTTGGAATACagtgaaaaattattgtattatataaaaattttaaNNNNNNNNNNNNNNNNNNNNNNNNNNNNNNNNNNNNNNNNNNNNNNNNNNatttgttattttatatttgtaaattgtacatgcatagtataatacattaatagtcagtaaaatgttatatttgttaGTAATATACTCAATagcaatttttcaaatataatataattgataaa
It contains:
- the Med31 gene encoding mediator of RNA polymerase II transcription subunit 31, giving the protein MANKGGPETEEQTRLRFQVELEFVQCLANPNYLNFLAQRGYFKDQSFINYLKYLLYWKEPDYAKFIKYPMCLYFLDLLQHEPFRKEIATAICSKFIDDQLLLIWQHYTRRRTKLIHTAYEHNMNMMNKSGASNIGQAQTNGTNGIMPASMPIPKVMPP